The proteins below come from a single Gossypium raimondii isolate GPD5lz chromosome 2, ASM2569854v1, whole genome shotgun sequence genomic window:
- the LOC105788266 gene encoding reticulon-like protein B4: MAEHEEKKQEESLMEKIAEKIHGHDSSSSSSDSDDDKPSESSIKDKVFRLFGREKPVHHVFGGGKPADILLWRNKKISAGALGVATVIWVLFELLEYHLLTLVCHLLILALALLFLWSNATQFINKSTPHIPEVQIPKEPVLEFVMALRFEINRAFAVLRDIALGRDLKMFLSVIAGLWVLSIVGSWCNFLTLFYIVFVLLHTVPVLYEKYEDKVDPFAEKAMHEIKKQYAVFDAKVLSKIPRGPLKQKKKD, translated from the exons atggctGAGCACGAAGAGAAGAAGCAGGAGGAATCTTTGATGGAAAAGATAGCGGAGAAGATCCATGGTCATGATTCGTCGTCATCGTCGTCGGATTCCGATGACGACAAGCCATCGGAATCTTCGATCAAGGACAAGGTGTTTCGTCTCTTTGGAAGAGAAAAGCCCGTCCACCATGTTTTCGGTGGAGGCAAAC CGGCCGACATTTTACTGTGGAGGAACAAAAAGATCTCAGCAGGAGCGCTTGGTGTTGCAACTGTGATTTGGGTTTTGTTTGAATTGCTTGAATATCACCTGCTCACTCTAGTGTGTCACTTGTTGATACTTGCTCTTGCATTGCTCTTCTTGTGGTCAAATGCTACTCAGTTCATCAACAA GTCTACACCGCACATCCCGGAAGTTCAAATCCCTAAGGAACCAGTTTTAGAGTTTGTCATGGCACTTAGGTTTGAGATTAACCGGGCTTTCGCTGTCCTGCGGGATATTGCATTAGGAAGAGATCTTAAGATGTTCCTCTCt GTTATTGCTGGATTATGGGTCTTGTCTATTGTGGGAAGTTGGTGCAACTTCTTGACTCTGTTCTACATAG TCTTCGTACTACTTCACACTGTACCTGTGCTGTACGAGAAGTATGAGGACAAGGTGGATCCCTTTGCCGAGAAAGCAATGCATGAGATTAAGAAGCAGTATGCAGTGTTTGATGCAAAAGTTCTAAGTAAGATTCCTAGGGGACCGTTAAAGCAAAAGAAGAAGGATTAG
- the LOC105788261 gene encoding uncharacterized protein LOC105788261 encodes MEQKGLLLSALGVGVGVGVGLGLASGQNKWTGSGSNSSTGITLERIEKELLRQIVDGRESQVTFDEFPYYLSEQTQALLTSAAYVHLKHADVSKYTRNLSPASQAILLSGPAELYQQMLAKALAHFFESKLLLLDATDFSLKIQSKYGSGQESSFKRSTSETLERLSGLFGSFSLLSQEEPKGTLRRQSSGVDIGSRGTEGPPKLRRYASVSENINSLASQCSPGNPAPLRRTSSLSFDEKLLIQALYKVLIYVSKASPIVLYLRDVDKLLSRSQRIYNLFQKMLKKLSGNVLILGSRVVDLNNDDREFDDRLSAIFPYNIEIRPPADEKHLVSWKSQLEKDMKMIQAQDNRNHIMEVLSANDLDCDDLDSICIADTMALSRYIEEVVVSAISYHLMNNKDPEYRNGKLVISSKSLSHGLSIFQEGKSTGKDTLKWEAQSETLKEAGAGSVGMKPESKSSSKNPEKKSETTLPATKTEGENPAPASKVPEVPPDNEFEKRIRPEVIPAKEIDVTFADIGALEETKESLQELVMLPLRRPDLFKGGLLKPCRGILLFGPPGTGKTMLAKAIAKEAGASFINVSMSTITSKWFGEDEKNVRALFTLAAKVSPTIIFVDEVDSMLGQRTRVGEHEAMRKIKNEFMAHWDGLLTRQNERILVLAATNRPFDLDEAIIRRFERRIMVGLPGAENREKIFRTLLGKEKVENGLDFTELALMTEGYTGSDLKNLCTTAAYRPVRELIQQESLKDLERKQRVVEVQNKEDGTEERVITLRPLSMEDFRQAKNQVAASFASEGAGMNELKQWNDLYGEGGSRKKEQLSYFL; translated from the exons ATGGAACAAAAAGGCTTACTGTTATCGGCGTTGGGTGTGGGTGTTGGGGTAGGGGTAGGGCTAGGTTTGGCTTCGGGTCAGAACAAATGGACCGGAAGCGGTTCCAATTCATCAACCGGCATCACTTTGGAGAGGATAGAGAAAGAATTACTTCGCCAAATCGTTGATGGCAGAGAAAGCCAAGTCACCTTCGATGAGTTCCCTTACTACCTCAG TGAACAAACTCAAGCATTGCTAACCAGTGCTGCCTATGTCCATTTGAAACATGCTGATGTTTCCAAGTACACAAGGAACCTTTCTCCTGCTAGTCAAGCTATATTACTATCGGGACCTGCAG AACTTTACCAACAAATGCTTGCCAAAGCTTTAGCCCATTTCTTTGAATCCAAGTTGCTGCTCTTGGATGCAactgatttttccttaaaa ATTCAAAGTAAATATGGAAGTGGCCAAGAATCT TCTTTCAAAAGATCCACTTCGGAGACACTCGAGCGATTGTCTGGCTTATTTGGTTCATTTTCACTCCTTTCTCAGGAAGAGCCCAAAG GTACGTTGAGGCGGCAGAGCAGCGGTGTGGATATTGGGTCAAG GGGAACAGAAGGTCCTCCTAAGCTACGTCGATATGCATCTGTATCAGAGAATATCAATAGCCTTGCTTCTCAATGCAGTCCAGGAAATCCAG CTCCTCTGAGGCGAACAAGCAGTTTGTCTTTTGATGAGAAGCTTCTTATACAGGCTCTTTACAAG GTGTTGATATATGTATCAAAAGCCAGTCCCATTGTGCTTTATCTTAGGGACGTCGACAAGCTCTTGTCTAGATCACAAAGGATTTATAATTTGTTCCAAAAGATGTTAAAGAAACTTTCCGGGAACGTTTTGATCCTCGGGTCACGCGTTGTTGACCTGAATAATGATGACAGGGAATTTGACGACAGGCTATCAGCCATTTTCCCTTACAACATTGAGATCAGGCCCCCAGCAGATGAAAAACATCTTGTAAGCTGGAAATCTCAGCTAGAAAAGGACATGAAGATGATCCAAGCTCAGGATAATAGAAATCACATCATGGAGGTGCTCTCGGCGAATGATCTCGACTGCGATGATCTAGATTCAATCTGCATTGCAGATACAATGGCCCTCAGTAGATACATAGAGGAGGTTGTCGTATCCGCCATTTCTTATCATTTGATGAATAATAAGGACCCCGAATACAGAAATGGGAAACTCGTGATATCATCGAAGAG TTTGTCGCATGGATTGAGTATATTCCAGGAAGGGAAGTCCACTGGTAAAGACACACTAAAATGGGAAGCACAATCCGAAACATTGAAG GAAGCAGGAGCTGGTTCAGTAGGCATGAAGCCGGAATCAAAATCCAGCAGCAAAAATCCTGAAAAGAAGAGTGAAACAACCCTTCCGGCAACGAAGACCGAGGGTGAAAATCCTGCTCCAGCCTCAAAAGTTCCG GAAGTTCCTCCAGACAATGAATTTGAAAAGCGAATAAGGCCTGAGGTCATACCGGCGAAAGAGATCGACGTTACATTTGCAGACATTGGTGCGTTAGAAGAGACCAAAGAATCACTGCAGGAGTTGGTGATGCTTCCTCTCCGAAGGCCAGACCTTTTCAAAGGTGGTCTCCTAAAGCCTTGCAGGGGAATATTGTTGTTTGGTCCTCCGGGCACTGGAAAGACAATGTTAGCAAAGGCCATTGCTAAAGAAGCTGGTGCAAGCTTCATTAATGTATCCATGTCTACTATTACTTCTAAATGGTTCGGGGAAGATGAGAAGAATGTCCGAGCTTTGTTCACATTGGCAGCCAAAGTCTCACCTACTATTATATTCGTTGATGAGGTAGATAGCATGCTAGGGCAGAGGACTAGAGTCGGAGAACATGAAGCCatgcgaaaaataaaaaatgagtttatGGCTCACTGGGATGGCCTCTTGACGAGGCAAAATGAACGTATCCTAGTTCTTGCTGCAACCAATCGGCCATTTGACCTCGATGAAGCCATAATTAGGCGTTTTGAGAGAAG AATCATGGTGGGACTTCCGGGTGCAGAGAACCGGGAAAAGATTTTTCGAACTcttttgggaaaagaaaaagtagaaaaTGGTCTAGACTTCACTGAGCTGGCATTAATGACAGAAGGATATACCGGAAGTGACCTTAAG AATTTATGCACAACCGCGGCTTATCGGCCAGTTAGAGAGTTAATACAGCAAGAGAGCTTGAAAGATCTG GAGAGAAAACAAAGAGTTGTTGAAGTACAAAACAAAGAAGATGGTACAGAAGAAAGAGTCATTACCCTAAGGCCATTATCTATGGAAGATTTCAGGCAAGCAAAGAATCAG GTGGCGGCTAGCTTCGCATCTGAGGGAGCTGGAATGAATGAGTTAAAACAGTGGAATGACTTGTACGGAGAAGGGGGTTCAAGAAAAAAGGAGCAGCTATCTTACTTCCTATGA
- the LOC105788264 gene encoding uncharacterized protein LOC105788264 isoform X2 has product MLSSYSFHCVTQCPVLALSYSKFRVQTRPCIFSLNRSSRVFESNFKLTKNWKFSCFRYDGFSPENPKSEYIDHFLPEETVQPEVDKSSPHKRDWKSTLPEAADAVLRAVGSRWTVPWTAETILKVMLLWVAAFWFMGSWIIPFAAHMAGLSKDSLTFRGQALFSLVTDVSEGLTGMAILHHCLSQFHPLPSDWFKFSLRGKWVFDVALGCLMFPIINRLSQFNLNLLPVIPSAPVTLSSVEQSILARDPVAMALYAIVVSVCAPIWEEIIFRGFLLPSLTKYMPVWCAIPVSSVAFALAHFNVQRMLPLIFLGMVMGVVFARTRNLLPSMLLHSLWNGFVFLDLMR; this is encoded by the exons ATGTTAAGCTCCTATTCCTTCCACTGTGTCACTCAGTGCCCAGTTCTTGCACTTTCTTACTCCAAATTTCGTGTTCAGACCCGACCCTGTATCTTTTCTTTAAACCGGAGCTCCCGGGTCTTTGAATCCAATTTCAAGCTCACAAAGAAC TGGAAATTTTCATGCTTTAGGTATGATGGGTTCTCCCCAGAAAATCCGAAATCCGAATATATTGATCATTTTCTGCCTGAGGAAACAGTACAGCCCGAGGTTGATAAGTCTAGCCCTCACAAAAGAGATTGGAAATCAACTCTTCCGGAG GCTGCAGATGCAGTTTTAAGGGCAGTTGGCAGCAGGTGGACTGTACCATGGACCGCAGAGACCATTCTGAAG GTTATGCTTCTCTGGGTAGCAGCATTCTGGTTCATGGGGTCTTGGATAATTCCTTTTGCTGCTCACATGGCAGGGTTGAGCAAGGATTCTCTAACATTCAGGGGACAAGCCTTGTTCAGCCTTGTGACAGATGTAAGTGAAGGCCTTACAGGGATGGCAATACTTCACCACTGTCTGTCTCAGTTTCATCCCCTTCCATCAGATTGGTTTAAATTCAGCTTGAGAGGAAAGTGGGTTTTCGATGTTGCGCTAGGATGCCTCATGTTTCCCATCATCAACAGATTATCGCAATTCAACCTCAATTTGCTGCCTGTTATTCCCTCTGCACCTGTAACACTTTCAAGCGTTGAGCAGTCAATCTTAGCAAGGGATCCAGTAGCCATGGCACTATACGCAATTGTAGTTTCAGTCTGTGCTCCGATATGGGAAGAGATAATTTTCCGTGGTTTCCTTCTTCCTTCGTTGACCAAATACATGCCTGTATGGTGTGCTATACCGGTGAGTTCAGTTGCCTTTGCACTGGCACATTTTAACGTACAGAGAATGCTACCACTTATTTTCCTAGGAATGGTGATGGGTGTTGTTTTCGCACGAACGAGGAATCTATTGCCATCCATGCTTCTCCACAGCCTTTGGAATGGCTTTGTATTCTTGGATTTAATGAGATAA
- the LOC105788264 gene encoding uncharacterized protein LOC105788264 isoform X1: MLSSYSFHCVTQCPVLALSYSKFRVQTRPCIFSLNRSSRVFESNFKLTKNKWKFSCFRYDGFSPENPKSEYIDHFLPEETVQPEVDKSSPHKRDWKSTLPEAADAVLRAVGSRWTVPWTAETILKVMLLWVAAFWFMGSWIIPFAAHMAGLSKDSLTFRGQALFSLVTDVSEGLTGMAILHHCLSQFHPLPSDWFKFSLRGKWVFDVALGCLMFPIINRLSQFNLNLLPVIPSAPVTLSSVEQSILARDPVAMALYAIVVSVCAPIWEEIIFRGFLLPSLTKYMPVWCAIPVSSVAFALAHFNVQRMLPLIFLGMVMGVVFARTRNLLPSMLLHSLWNGFVFLDLMR; encoded by the exons ATGTTAAGCTCCTATTCCTTCCACTGTGTCACTCAGTGCCCAGTTCTTGCACTTTCTTACTCCAAATTTCGTGTTCAGACCCGACCCTGTATCTTTTCTTTAAACCGGAGCTCCCGGGTCTTTGAATCCAATTTCAAGCTCACAAAGAAC AAGTGGAAATTTTCATGCTTTAGGTATGATGGGTTCTCCCCAGAAAATCCGAAATCCGAATATATTGATCATTTTCTGCCTGAGGAAACAGTACAGCCCGAGGTTGATAAGTCTAGCCCTCACAAAAGAGATTGGAAATCAACTCTTCCGGAG GCTGCAGATGCAGTTTTAAGGGCAGTTGGCAGCAGGTGGACTGTACCATGGACCGCAGAGACCATTCTGAAG GTTATGCTTCTCTGGGTAGCAGCATTCTGGTTCATGGGGTCTTGGATAATTCCTTTTGCTGCTCACATGGCAGGGTTGAGCAAGGATTCTCTAACATTCAGGGGACAAGCCTTGTTCAGCCTTGTGACAGATGTAAGTGAAGGCCTTACAGGGATGGCAATACTTCACCACTGTCTGTCTCAGTTTCATCCCCTTCCATCAGATTGGTTTAAATTCAGCTTGAGAGGAAAGTGGGTTTTCGATGTTGCGCTAGGATGCCTCATGTTTCCCATCATCAACAGATTATCGCAATTCAACCTCAATTTGCTGCCTGTTATTCCCTCTGCACCTGTAACACTTTCAAGCGTTGAGCAGTCAATCTTAGCAAGGGATCCAGTAGCCATGGCACTATACGCAATTGTAGTTTCAGTCTGTGCTCCGATATGGGAAGAGATAATTTTCCGTGGTTTCCTTCTTCCTTCGTTGACCAAATACATGCCTGTATGGTGTGCTATACCGGTGAGTTCAGTTGCCTTTGCACTGGCACATTTTAACGTACAGAGAATGCTACCACTTATTTTCCTAGGAATGGTGATGGGTGTTGTTTTCGCACGAACGAGGAATCTATTGCCATCCATGCTTCTCCACAGCCTTTGGAATGGCTTTGTATTCTTGGATTTAATGAGATAA
- the LOC105788262 gene encoding potassium transporter 3 isoform X2 yields MVDRSYQCKDVLILAYQSFGVLFGDLSISPLYVFKSTFSGNLSNYQSEDVIFGALSLIFWTLTLLSLFKHVIILLNADDNGEGGIFALYSLLCRHAKFSLLPNHQTADEELSTYHNPRYSYRNPQSLTVKRFAERHKKAKTALLLLVLFGTCLLICVGFLTPAISIRSAIEGVKVRSSELHYGVVLIIACILLVGLFVLQHRGTYRVAFMFAPIVILWSLSIAAIGVYNILKWNPRVYKALSPYYIYTFFRDTRYDGWISLGGVLLCVTGAEAMFADLGQYTAASIRLSFFCIIYPCLVLQYMGQAAFLSKNFAAVSTSFYASIPDSLFWPVLVMATLAAIVASQSVISATFSIVKQCYAIGCFPRVKVVHKSKWFRGQIYIPEINWVLLVLCLAVTVGFRDINHLGNAYGLTYMSAMFLTTWLTALIINFVWGQSLVLALLFALFFGSIEIIFLSSSFIRISKGGWVPLVLSVIFMLIMFVWHYGSRKKYLYDFHNKVPMKQILTLGPSLGIVRVPGIGLIFTALVSGVPATFTRFLTNLPTFYQVAVFVCEKTVLVPYVPQKERYLIGRIGPKSFRMYRCIVRNGYKDVQKNEDDFENDLIMSIAEFIQLEAEGSGTLEGSVDGRMAVVRTSEKFGKRLEISELERNGEASSSMPPTILNSSKSHILQYLQSTYEMESPGSTLRRRVRFKLQPDMNYRDPNVKDELLELVEAKQSGVAYVLGHSHIKAKMNAPCLKRFMIHVAYLFLRKNCRAPAVVLNIPQTCLIEVGMNYYL; encoded by the exons ATG GTTGACAGAAGCTATCAATGCAAAGATGTGCTAATCTTAGCTTATCAGAGTTTTGGTGTACTCTTTGGTGACCTAAGTATTTCACCACTTTATGTCTTTAAAAGCACATTCTCTGGGAATTTGAGTAATTATCAATCTGAAGATGTCATCTTTGGGGCCCTATCTTTGATTTTTTGGACTTTGACACTTCTTTCCTTGTTCAAACATgtcattattttgttaaatgcaGATGATAATGGTGAAG GAGGAATTTTTGCTTTGTATTCGCTCCTTTGTAGGCACGCCAAGTTTTCTCTGCTTCCCAATCATCAAACAGCAGATGAAGAGCTTTCTACGTATCACAATCCCCGTTACTCGTACAGAAATCCGCAGTCTCTGACAGTCAAAAGGTTTGCTGAGAGGCATAAAAAGGCAAAAACTGCTTTGCTTCTTCTAGTTTTGTTTGGTACTTGCCTGCTTATTTGTGTTGGCTTTCTCACGCCGGCAATTTCCA TTCGTTCGGCCATTGAAGGGGTCAAAGTTCGATCAAGCGAACTGCATTATG GTGTGGTGCTTATCATAGCCTGTATTTTGTTGGTTGGCCTCTTTGTTTTGCAACACCGTGGCACCTATAGAGTGGCCTTCATGTTTGCCCCCATTGTGATTTTATGGTCATTGTCCATTGCGGCTATTGGTGTTTACAATATCCTTAAGTGGAATCCAAGAGTTTACAAGGCCCTTTCTCCTTATTATATCTACACATTCTTTAGGGACACTAGATATGATGGTTGGATTTCTCTTGGAGGAGTTCTTTTGTGTGTCACTG GAGCTGAAGCTATGTTTGCTGACCTTGGCCAGTACACAGCTGCATCAATAAGG TTATCTTTTTTCTGCATAATTTACCCTTGTCTAGTGCTTCAATACATGGGGCAGGCTGCTTTTCTTTCGAAGAATTTTGCCGCAGTATCCACAAGCTTCTATGCTTCTATTCCAG ATTCTTTGTTTTGGCCAGTTCTTGTGATGGCAACTTTGGCTGCAATCGTCGCTAGCCAGTCTGTAATCTCTGCCACATTCTCTATCGTCAAACAATGCTATGCCATAGGATGTTTCCCTCGTGTCAAAGTTGTACATAAATCGAAATGGTTCCGTGGTCAGATATACATTCCAGAGATCAACTGGGTCCTTCTGGTTCTCTGTCTGGCAGTCACAGTTGGGTTTAGAGACATTAATCATTTGGGAAACGCTTATG GACTCACCTACATGTCTGCAATGTTTCTGACAACATGGTTGACAGCATTGATAATTAATTTCGTGTGGGGTCAGAGTCTTGTGCTTGCTCTACTATTTGCCCTCTTCTTTGGGTCAATCGAGATAATCTTCCTATCGTCGTCTTTTATAAGAATCTCTAAAGGCGGATGGGTTCCTCTTGTTCTCTCTGTGATCTTCATGCTCATCATGTTCGTCTGGCATTATGGTTCTAGGAAAAAgtatttatatgattttcaCAACAAAGTACCCATGAAACAAATCCTGACACTGGGTCCTAGTCTCGGAATTGTCCGAGTCCCAGGGATAGGCCTTATTTTCACTGCGTTGGTTAGCGGAGTTCCAGCCACATTTACCCGTTTTTTAACCAATCTACCGACATTTTATCAAGTGGCTGTCTTTGTCTGTGAGAAGACTGTTCTTGTACCATATGTCCCTCAAAAAGAACGGTACCTCATAGGTCGTattggtcccaaatctttccgAATGTACCGCTGCATTGTTCGAAATGGTTACAAAGACGTGCAAAAGAACGAAGATGATTTTGAGAACGACCTTATCATGAGCATAGCAGAGTTTATCCAACTAGAAGCTGAAGGCTCTGGCACACTCGAAGGATCTGTCGACGGACGAATGGCTGTTGTAAGGACATCCGAAAAATTCGGCAAAAGGTTAGAAATATCCGAACTCGAACGAAATGGAGAAGCTAGCAGTTCAATGCCCCCTACCATTTTGAATAGCAGCAAGTCACACATATTACAGTACCTCCAATCCACATACGAGATGGAATCACCTGGATCCACCCTAAGGCGGCGTGTCCGATTCAAGCTGCAACCAGACATGAATTACAGGGACCCGAACGTGAAGGATGAGCTGTTGGAGCTTGTAGAAGCTAAGCAATCTGGGGTGGCATACGTATTAGGACACTCTCATATAAAAGCAAAAATGAATGCACCATGCTTGAAGAGATTTATGATCCATGTTGCCTATTTATTCTTACGTAAAAACTGCAGGGCACCTGCCGTGGTTCTCAACATTCCTCAGACATGTTTGATTGAGGTTGGCATGAACTATTATCTGTAG
- the LOC105788262 gene encoding potassium transporter 3 isoform X1 — translation MQVDRSYQCKDVLILAYQSFGVLFGDLSISPLYVFKSTFSGNLSNYQSEDVIFGALSLIFWTLTLLSLFKHVIILLNADDNGEGGIFALYSLLCRHAKFSLLPNHQTADEELSTYHNPRYSYRNPQSLTVKRFAERHKKAKTALLLLVLFGTCLLICVGFLTPAISIRSAIEGVKVRSSELHYGVVLIIACILLVGLFVLQHRGTYRVAFMFAPIVILWSLSIAAIGVYNILKWNPRVYKALSPYYIYTFFRDTRYDGWISLGGVLLCVTGAEAMFADLGQYTAASIRLSFFCIIYPCLVLQYMGQAAFLSKNFAAVSTSFYASIPDSLFWPVLVMATLAAIVASQSVISATFSIVKQCYAIGCFPRVKVVHKSKWFRGQIYIPEINWVLLVLCLAVTVGFRDINHLGNAYGLTYMSAMFLTTWLTALIINFVWGQSLVLALLFALFFGSIEIIFLSSSFIRISKGGWVPLVLSVIFMLIMFVWHYGSRKKYLYDFHNKVPMKQILTLGPSLGIVRVPGIGLIFTALVSGVPATFTRFLTNLPTFYQVAVFVCEKTVLVPYVPQKERYLIGRIGPKSFRMYRCIVRNGYKDVQKNEDDFENDLIMSIAEFIQLEAEGSGTLEGSVDGRMAVVRTSEKFGKRLEISELERNGEASSSMPPTILNSSKSHILQYLQSTYEMESPGSTLRRRVRFKLQPDMNYRDPNVKDELLELVEAKQSGVAYVLGHSHIKAKMNAPCLKRFMIHVAYLFLRKNCRAPAVVLNIPQTCLIEVGMNYYL, via the exons ATG CAGGTTGACAGAAGCTATCAATGCAAAGATGTGCTAATCTTAGCTTATCAGAGTTTTGGTGTACTCTTTGGTGACCTAAGTATTTCACCACTTTATGTCTTTAAAAGCACATTCTCTGGGAATTTGAGTAATTATCAATCTGAAGATGTCATCTTTGGGGCCCTATCTTTGATTTTTTGGACTTTGACACTTCTTTCCTTGTTCAAACATgtcattattttgttaaatgcaGATGATAATGGTGAAG GAGGAATTTTTGCTTTGTATTCGCTCCTTTGTAGGCACGCCAAGTTTTCTCTGCTTCCCAATCATCAAACAGCAGATGAAGAGCTTTCTACGTATCACAATCCCCGTTACTCGTACAGAAATCCGCAGTCTCTGACAGTCAAAAGGTTTGCTGAGAGGCATAAAAAGGCAAAAACTGCTTTGCTTCTTCTAGTTTTGTTTGGTACTTGCCTGCTTATTTGTGTTGGCTTTCTCACGCCGGCAATTTCCA TTCGTTCGGCCATTGAAGGGGTCAAAGTTCGATCAAGCGAACTGCATTATG GTGTGGTGCTTATCATAGCCTGTATTTTGTTGGTTGGCCTCTTTGTTTTGCAACACCGTGGCACCTATAGAGTGGCCTTCATGTTTGCCCCCATTGTGATTTTATGGTCATTGTCCATTGCGGCTATTGGTGTTTACAATATCCTTAAGTGGAATCCAAGAGTTTACAAGGCCCTTTCTCCTTATTATATCTACACATTCTTTAGGGACACTAGATATGATGGTTGGATTTCTCTTGGAGGAGTTCTTTTGTGTGTCACTG GAGCTGAAGCTATGTTTGCTGACCTTGGCCAGTACACAGCTGCATCAATAAGG TTATCTTTTTTCTGCATAATTTACCCTTGTCTAGTGCTTCAATACATGGGGCAGGCTGCTTTTCTTTCGAAGAATTTTGCCGCAGTATCCACAAGCTTCTATGCTTCTATTCCAG ATTCTTTGTTTTGGCCAGTTCTTGTGATGGCAACTTTGGCTGCAATCGTCGCTAGCCAGTCTGTAATCTCTGCCACATTCTCTATCGTCAAACAATGCTATGCCATAGGATGTTTCCCTCGTGTCAAAGTTGTACATAAATCGAAATGGTTCCGTGGTCAGATATACATTCCAGAGATCAACTGGGTCCTTCTGGTTCTCTGTCTGGCAGTCACAGTTGGGTTTAGAGACATTAATCATTTGGGAAACGCTTATG GACTCACCTACATGTCTGCAATGTTTCTGACAACATGGTTGACAGCATTGATAATTAATTTCGTGTGGGGTCAGAGTCTTGTGCTTGCTCTACTATTTGCCCTCTTCTTTGGGTCAATCGAGATAATCTTCCTATCGTCGTCTTTTATAAGAATCTCTAAAGGCGGATGGGTTCCTCTTGTTCTCTCTGTGATCTTCATGCTCATCATGTTCGTCTGGCATTATGGTTCTAGGAAAAAgtatttatatgattttcaCAACAAAGTACCCATGAAACAAATCCTGACACTGGGTCCTAGTCTCGGAATTGTCCGAGTCCCAGGGATAGGCCTTATTTTCACTGCGTTGGTTAGCGGAGTTCCAGCCACATTTACCCGTTTTTTAACCAATCTACCGACATTTTATCAAGTGGCTGTCTTTGTCTGTGAGAAGACTGTTCTTGTACCATATGTCCCTCAAAAAGAACGGTACCTCATAGGTCGTattggtcccaaatctttccgAATGTACCGCTGCATTGTTCGAAATGGTTACAAAGACGTGCAAAAGAACGAAGATGATTTTGAGAACGACCTTATCATGAGCATAGCAGAGTTTATCCAACTAGAAGCTGAAGGCTCTGGCACACTCGAAGGATCTGTCGACGGACGAATGGCTGTTGTAAGGACATCCGAAAAATTCGGCAAAAGGTTAGAAATATCCGAACTCGAACGAAATGGAGAAGCTAGCAGTTCAATGCCCCCTACCATTTTGAATAGCAGCAAGTCACACATATTACAGTACCTCCAATCCACATACGAGATGGAATCACCTGGATCCACCCTAAGGCGGCGTGTCCGATTCAAGCTGCAACCAGACATGAATTACAGGGACCCGAACGTGAAGGATGAGCTGTTGGAGCTTGTAGAAGCTAAGCAATCTGGGGTGGCATACGTATTAGGACACTCTCATATAAAAGCAAAAATGAATGCACCATGCTTGAAGAGATTTATGATCCATGTTGCCTATTTATTCTTACGTAAAAACTGCAGGGCACCTGCCGTGGTTCTCAACATTCCTCAGACATGTTTGATTGAGGTTGGCATGAACTATTATCTGTAG